A section of the Saccharomyces paradoxus strain CBS432 chromosome XII sequence genome encodes:
- the FMP25 gene encoding Fmp25p (Protein required for assembly of respiratory complex III~similar to YLR077W) encodes MSFRLLTRTSQCLPRLNWFIPVRRYAKQPQYDEAELFAENINHGAYKAKKRPSDEHFQWPEKSPDQISKESELQWERMAKLSAVGQGILILLVVGGLGTAYLRWPELKSWWLIKMNGGRIDATQEQSGQDSLEKLIRQKAKNLLREIPQVPAFQLGIDHPGVYIWGRCHSKDSLFPIRVPNLDDRKFRDVLLAPSDDFNTNFAIDEKGDLISWDDLGQTKTLLPDQNLTSMKYSSDFLYALNKKGEILIIPIRAPDLMASKLSLRRSKLLPWKRKLKYDWKLQTSKVFNGKKGENRIVQFDAGCHHLVLLSNLNKAYSCATGNDKKQAQVSRGQFGIPTFSQFDEFPPNNELFEIELLNKFKHEGDDFIQKREIKKIACGSYHTLAVDQNGEMYAFGWNRFGQLALPISYNLEYVSFPRSVTHAFRPHFPGMTNWKCVDVHCDDETSFVTIRKPGSTPDHHYFAFGNGLFGELGNNTFKNSQCDPIKIKLDDKELTNWSCGSHCVFGETGQENEIIAWGNNDHGQLGIGKKTMKCAKPINIPNVLKPGQDTTDLDSIYNSRLHLEKQQRIVTNGNKSCIYWRV; translated from the coding sequence ATGTCATTCAGATTATTGACGAGGACTTCTCAATGTCTCCCCCGCCTTAACTGGTTTATTCCCGTCAGGCGGTACGCCAAACAACCTCAGTACGATGAAGCAGAGTTGTTTGCAGAAAATATTAACCATGGCGCATAtaaagccaaaaaaaggCCATCCGATGAGCATTTCCAATGGCCTGAAAAGTCTCCTGACCAGATTTCGAAGGAATCTGAACTTCAATGGGAAAGAATGGCTAAATTGTCCGCCGTTGGGCAGGGGATCCTCATTCTTCTGGTAGTGGGTGGGCTGGGAACGGCCTACCTGCGTTGGCCAGAATTAAAATCCTGGTGGTTAATCAAGATGAATGGCGGTCGCATAGATGCAACGCAAGAGCAAAGTGGTCAGGATTCATTGGAGAAATTGATCAGGCAAAAGGCCAAAAATCTATTAAGGGAGATCCCTCAAGTACCTGCCTTTCAACTTGGAATAGATCATCCTGGTGTGTATATATGGGGGAGGTGTCATTCTAAGGACTCATTGTTCCCCATTAGAGTACCTAATCTGGATGATCGTAAATTCAGAGATGTCCTGCTAGCTCCCTCTGACGACTTCAACACTAATTTCGCAATTGACGAGAAAGGTGATTTGATATCATGGGATGATTTGGGACAAACAAAAACGTTATTACCAGACCAAAACCTAACTTCAATGAAGTACTCTAGTGACTTCTTGTATGCATTGAATAAAAAGGGTGAAATATTGATTATACCTATTAGGGCGCCGGACCTGATGGCTTCCAAACTATCGTTAAGAAGGTCGAAATTGTTGCCATGGAAGAGAAAACTAAAATATGACTGGAAATTACAAACAAGTAAGGTTTTTAACGGTAAGAAAGGAGAGAATCGCATAGTACAATTTGACGCTGGTTGCCATCACCTTGTGTTGCTATCCAATTTAAACAAGGCTTATTCTTGCGCGACAGGGaatgataaaaaacaaGCTCAAGTATCCAGAGGACAATTCGGTATACCAACATTTTCacaatttgatgaatttcCTCCCAATAATGAGCTATTCGAAATCGAACTAttgaacaaattcaaaCACGAAGGAGACGACTTTATTcagaaaagagaaattaaaaagatAGCTTGCGGGTCATATCATACACTGGCAGTAGATCAGAATGGTGAAATGTATGCCTTTGGCTGGAATAGGTTTGGCCAATTGGCATTACCTATTTCATACAACCTGGAATATGTTTCTTTCCCAAGGTCAGTAACGCACGCATTTAGACCGCATTTCCCAGGTATGACGAACTGGAAATGTGTGGATGTTCATTGTGACGATGAAACATCATTTGTGACCATTCGTAAACCTGGCTCAACGCCAgatcatcattattttgcGTTTGGTAATGGACTTTTTGGCGAATTAGGTAATAACACTTTCAAGAACTCACAATGCGATCctataaaaatcaaattggATGACAAGGAATTAACCAATTGGAGCTGTGGCTCCCATTGCGTATTTGGTGAAACTGGGCAAGAGAATGAGATCATTGCCTGGGGAAATAACGACCATGGCCAACTAGGtattggaaagaaaactatGAAATGCGCTAAACCGATTAACATTCCCAACGTCCTGAAGCCAGGACAAGATACGACGGATTTGGACTCAATTTATAACAGCAGATTGCACTTAGAAAAGCAACAACGTATTGTTACTAACGGTAATAAAAGTTGTATATACTGGCGGGTTTGA
- the BOS1 gene encoding Bos1p (v-SNARE (vesicle specific SNAP receptor)~similar to YLR078C) translates to MNALYNHAVKQKNQLQQELARFEKNSVTAPISLQGSISATLVSLEKTIKQYAEHLNRYKEDTSAGEIDPKFANRLATLTQDLQDFTTRFKDLKQSYNESNSRTQLFGSGASHVMDSDNPFSTSETIMNKRNVGGASSNGKEGSSNGGGLPLYQGLQKEQSVFERGNAQLDYILEMGQQSLENIVEQNKILSKVQDRMSNGLRTLGVSEQTIASVNKRVFKDKLVFWIALILLIIGIYYVLKWLR, encoded by the exons ATG AACGCTCTTTACAATCATGCTGTGAAACAGAAAAACCAACTTCAACAAGAGTTGGCCAGgtttgaaaagaattctGTGACCGCACCTATTTCTTTACAAGGGTCCATTTCTGCAACTTTGGTGTCGCTGGAGAAGACAATCAAGCAATATGCAGAACACTTAAACAGATATAAAGAAGACACCAGTGCAGGAGAAATCGATCCCAAGTTTGCTAATCGACTAGCAACGCTAACACAGGATCTGCAAGACTTTACTACCAGGTTTAAGGATTTGAAACAATCCTACAACGAGTCTAATTCGAGAACTCAGTTGTTTGGCTCAGGAGCATCGCACGTTATGGATTCTGATAACCCCTTTAGCACATCAGAGACCATTATGAATAAAAGGAACGTTGGTGGCGCGAGTTCAAATGGTAAAGAGGGTTCCAGCAATGGTGGAGGACTACCGTTGTACCAAGGGTTGCAAAAGGAACAATCTGTTTTCGAAAGAGGTAACGCTCAGTTAGATTACATCCTGGAAATGGGCCAACAATCACTTGAAAATATAGTggaacaaaacaaaattttatcCAAAGTACAAGATAGAATGTCAAATGGCCTAAGAACATTGGGCGTTTCGGAGCAAACTATCGCCTCGGTTAACAAGCGTGTGTTCAAAGATAAACTGGTTTTTTGGATCGCGTTAATTCTCCTAATCATAGGCATTTATTATGTATTAAAATGGTTAAGATAA
- the EMP46 gene encoding Emp46p (Integral membrane component of ER-derived COPII-coated vesicles~similar to YLR080W) translates to MTPSTPPRSRGTRCLTQPSGNTSSNTIMQPQRTPQKPSQNLVPVTPSTTKPFKNVPLLAPPNSNMGMTSPFNGLTSPQRSPFPKSSVKRTLFQFESHDNGIVREEQESLGRVNRILFPTQQDADIDEDEEVLLPPSRPTSARQLRLSPERDELDQSYRKKIIKDIPGTPSDKVITFELAKNWNNYSPQNASSQESEDEEDIIIKPAQVGKNPFVSDELVTQDIRNERKKAMLRENPDIEDVITYVNKKGEVVEKRKLTDEEKRRFKPKALIFYITTLTGFFNFFLTVSFYSGFLVFRIIAHFIVVSFHQSELGEDAYKKVIFLSSAIREKQKSKRAKAETTQNKMHPISGVIWLYICVWIVHAKVTPKDELKWNKGYSLPNLLEVTDQKKELSQWTLGDKVKLEEGRFILTPGKNTKGSLWLKPEYTTHDAMTIEWTFRSFGFRGSTKGGLAFWLKQGNVGDGTELFGGSSKKFDGLMILLRLDDKLGESVTAYLNDGSKNLDIKSSPYFASCLFQYQDSMVPSTLRLTYDPLDNHLLKLQMDNRVCFQTRKVKFVGSSFKIGTSAINDASKESFEILKTKLYDGVIEDSLIPNVNPMGQPRVVTKVINSQTGEESFKEKTPFSEKGESITSNELFEKINKLEGKIMANDINPLLHKMDKIVENERELIQRLRSVLDLKKTDRRPAINDDSFQDFLSMNSNLDKLIKEQERIRLDAKLHSERTNGHDEIFSKISVWLVLLIFIMITLAYYMFRINQDIKKVKLL, encoded by the exons ATGACTCCTTCCACCCCACCAAGGTCTAGAGGGACTAGGTGTCTTACGCAGCCTAGTGGCAATACCAGTTCTAATACTATAATGCAACCTCAAAGGACCCCTCAAAAGCCTTCACAGAACCTGGTCCCTGTTACCCCTTCGACAACTAAGCCTTTTAAAAATGTGCCATTATTAGCACCTCCCAATTCCAACATGGGTATGACCTCTCCATTTAATGGGCTTACATCTCCTCAACGCTCGCCGTTTCCGAAATCTTCAGTGAAGAGAACACtatttcaatttgaaaGTCACGACAATGGTATAGTAAGGGAAGAGCAGGAATCATTGGGTCGTGTAAATAGAATACTGTTTCCTACGCAGCAAGATGCGGATatagatgaagatgaagaagttcTTCTCCCCCCCAGCAGGCCTACCTCTGCTAGGCAGTTACGTTTATCACCTGAAAGAGATGAGCTGGATCAATCGTATAGAAAGAAGATTATTAAAGATATACCTGGTACGCCCAGCGACAAGGTAATAACATTTGAGTTGGCAAAAAACTGGAACAACTATTCTCCTCAAAACGCCAGTAGTCAAGAGAGTGAAGACGAGGAAGACATCATAATTAAGCCGGCACAGGTGGGCAAAAACCCCTTTGTGTCAGATGAACTGGTAACTCAGGATATCAGAAATGAACGTAAAAAGGCGATGTTAAGAGAAAACCCAGATATAGAAGACGTGATAACATATGTCAATAAGAAGGGAGAGGTGGTAGAGAAACGAAAGTTAAcggatgaagaaaaaagaagattcaaGCCAAAGGCATT GATATTCTATATTACAACATTAACAGGattttttaactttttccTTACCGTATCCTTTTATTCTGGTTTTCTCGTCTTCAGGATAATAGCACATTTTATTGTAGTATCATTTCATCAAAGCGAGTTAGGGGAGGATGCTTACAAGAAAGTCATCTTCCTCTCTTCAGCAATTAgagaaaagcaaaagagCAAAAGAGCAAAAGCTGAAACTACGCAAAACAAGATGCATCCCATTAGTGGAGTGATATGGTtgtatatatgtgtatGGATAGTGCATGCAAAAGTGACGCCCAAGGATGAATTGAAGTGGAATAAAGGATATTCGTTACCAAATTTACTGGAAGTGACAGATCAGAAAAAGGAGCTTTCACAATGGACTTTAGGGGACAAAGTAAAACTTGAAGAAGGAAGGTTTATTTTAACTCCTGGAAAGAACACGAAGGGTTCACTTTGGTTGAAACCAGAATATACAACTCATGATGCTATGACAATAGAGTGGACGTTTAGAAGTTTTGGGTTTAGAGGTAGCACAAAGGGCGGTCTTGCGTTTTGGTTAAAGCAAGGAAATGTGGGAGATGGCACCGAGTTATTTGGTGGAAGTTCGAAAAAGTTTGATGGCCTAATGATATTGTTACGATTAGATGATAAATTGGGCGAGAGCGTGACAGCGTATTTGAATGACGGATCCAAAAATCTTGACATTAAAAGCTCACCATACTTTGCGTCATGTCTGTTTCAGTACCAAGATTCCATGGTACCATCCACATTAAGATTGACGTATGATCCGCTAGATAATCACCTGCTAAAATTGCAGATGGACAATAGAGTGTGTTTCCAGACGAGGAAAGTCAAATTTGTGGGCAGCTCATTTAAAATTGGAACAAGCGCTATCAACGATGCATCCAAAGAATCGtttgaaatcttgaaaaCGAAGCTTTATGACGGAGTCATTGAAGATTCGCTAATTCCTAATGTGAACCCTATGGGACAACCCAGAGTGGTTACCAAAGTGATCAATTCTCAAACTGGCGAAGAGAGTTTTAAGGAGAAGACGCCATTTTCTGAAAAGGGAGAAAGTATTACGAGTAATGAGCTTTTTGAGAAGATCAATAAACTGGAAGGGAAAATCATGGCAAATGATATCAACCCATTACTTCACAAGATGGACAAGATTGTGGAGAATGAGCGCGAACTGATCCAACGTTTAAGATCAGTGTTGGAtctaaagaaaacagaCCGAAGGCCGGCCATAAATGACGATAGTTTCCAAGATTTTCTTTCGATGAATTCAAATCTGGACAAGTTGATAAaggaacaagaaagaattcGGCTAGATGCAAAGCTACATAGCGAGCGGACCAACGGCCATGATGagattttttccaaaataagTGTATGGTTGGTACTATTGATTTTCATTATGATCACGTTAGCGTACTACATGTTCAGGATCAATCAAGACATCAAGAAAGTCAAGCTTTTATAG
- the GAL2 gene encoding galactose permease GAL2 (Galactose permease~similar to YLR081W), with amino-acid sequence MAVEDNNMPVVSQQPQAAEDVASSLSKDSHLSAQSQKYSNDELKAGESGPEGSRSVPIEIPKKAMSEYVTVSLLCLCVAFGGFMFGWDTGTISGFVVQTDFLRRFGMKHKDGTHYLSNVRTGLIVAIFNIGCAFGGIILSKGGDMYGRKKGLSIVIFVYIVGIIIQIASINKWYQYFIGRIISGLGVGGIAVLCPMLISEIAPKHLRGTLVSCYQLMITAGIFLGYCTNYGTKSYSNSVQWRVPLGLCFAWSLFLVGALTLVPESPRYLCEVNKVEDAKRSIAKSNKVSPEDPAVQAELDLIMAGIEAEKLAGNASWGELFSTKTKVFQRLLMGVFVQMFQQLTGNNYFFYYGTVIFKSVGLDDSFETSIVIGVVNFASTFFSLWTVENLGRRKCLLLGAATMMACMVIYASVGVTRLYPHGKSQPSSKGAGNCMIVFTCFYIFCYATTWAPVAWVITAESFPLRVKSKCMALASASNWVWGFLIAFFTPFITSAINFYYGYVFMGCLVAMFFYVFFFVPETKGLSLEEIQELWEEGVLPWKSEGWIPSSRRGNDYDLEDLQHDDKPWYKAML; translated from the coding sequence atgGCAGTTGAAGACAACAATATGCCTGTTGTTTCACAGCAACCCCAAGCTGCTGAAGACGTGGCCTCTTCACTCAGTAAAGATTCCCATTTAAGCGCACAGTCTCAAAAGTATTCCAATGACGAACTAAAAGCCGGTGAATCAGGACCAGAAGGCTCTCGAAGTGTGCCCATAGAGATACCCAAGAAGGCTATGTCTGAATATGTTACTGTTTCGTTGCTTTGTTTATGTGTCGCCTTCGGCGGCTTCATGTTTGGCTGGGATACTGGTACCATTTCAGGATTTGTTGTCCAAACAGACTTCTTGAGAAGATTCGGTATGAAACACAAGGATGGTACCCATTATTTGTCAAATGTCAGAACTGGTTTAATTGTCGCTATTTTCAACATCGGCTGTGCCTTTGGTGGTATTATTCTTTCCAAAGGCGGCGATATGTATGGCCGTAAGAAGGGTCTTTCGATTGTTATTTTCGTTTATATTGTCGGCATTATCATTCAAATCGCCTCCATCAACAAATGGTACCAATACTTTATCGGTAGAATCATCTCTGGCTTGGGTGTCGGCGGTATTGCCGTCTTATGTCCTATGTTGATCTCCGAAATTGCTCCAAAGCATTTGAGGGGCACATTGGTTTCCTGTTACCAGTTGATGATTACTGCAGGTATCTTTCTGGGCTATTGTACTAACTACGGTACAAAGAGCTATTCGAACTCGGTTCAATGGAGAGTTCCATTAGGCCTATGTTTCGCTTGGTCATTGTTTTTGGTTGGCGCTTTGACGTTGGTTCCTGAATCTCCACGTTATTTATGCGAGGTGAATAAGGTAGAAGATGCAAAGCGTTCTATTGCCAAGTCTAACAAGGTGTCACCAGAAGATCCTGCAGTTCAAGCCGAGTTAGATCTGATAATGGCCGGTAtagaagctgaaaaattggcTGGCAATGCGTCATGGGGGGAATTATTTTCTACCAAGACTAAAGTATTCCAACGTTTATTAATGGGTGTGTTTGTCCAAATGTTCCAACAATTGACCGGTaacaattattttttctactACGGTACCGTTATTTTTAAGTCTGTTGGCCTAGATGATTCATTTGAAACATCCATTGTCATTGGTGTAGTCAATTTTGCCTCcacttttttcagtttATGGACTGTCGAAAACTTAGGACGTCGTAAATGTTTACTTTTGGGCGCCGCCACTATGATGGCTTGTATGGTTATCTACGCTTCTGTTGGTGTAACCAGATTATATCCTCACGGTAAGAGCCAACCATCTTCTAAAGGTGCTGGTAACTGTATGATTGTCTTTACCTGtttctatattttctgttatGCCACGACTTGGGCGCCTGTTGCCTGGGTTATCACTGCGGAATCATTCCCATTGAGGGTGAAATCCAAATGTATGGCTTTGGCCTCGGCTTCCAATTGGGTATGGGGATTCTTGATTGCATTTTTCACTCCATTCATCACCTCCGCCATTAACTTCTACTACGGTTATGTTTTCATGGGCTGTTTAGTTGCCATGTTCTTTTatgtctttttctttgttccaGAAACCAAGGGCCTATCGTTGGAGgaaattcaagaattaTGGGAAGAAGGTGTTCTACCTTGGAAATCTGAAGGCTGGATTCCTTCATCCAGAAGAGGTAATGATTATGATTTAGAAGATTTACAACATGATGACAAACCATGGTACAAAGCCATGTTATAA